In Rosa chinensis cultivar Old Blush chromosome 1, RchiOBHm-V2, whole genome shotgun sequence, a genomic segment contains:
- the LOC112199131 gene encoding acyl-CoA--sterol O-acyltransferase 1 — MFGCIRLLCLLPIVCLFLYLPIYISSIHLVAITSFFIAWLANCKLLLFAFDKGPLSSEPSITLGRFVVIACLPIKVQKSPSPQSHIDDQSKGNKIHQKSKEGNILHSNYATKVLLLGILLRAYDFINYIHPNALLLLYCLHIYLLLELILAVVASMARALLGVEIEPQFNDPYLSTSLQIFCGKRWNLMVSSTLRPTAYEPTLNISKHVVGRKWASLPAVLATFGVSALMHELIFYHMGRMPITGEVTCFFTLHGICLAVEIFFNKALTNRWQLPMLISRFMTIVFVISTSVWLFLPQFLRIGVDVNESLLAYEVQRLVGVRRLSDIVYA; from the exons atgtttg GTTGCATAAGACTTCTTTGTCTGCTTCCAATTGTGTGCCTCTTTCTCTATCTTCCTATCTACATTTCCTCTATACATCTTGTAGCCATCACATCCTTTTTCATTgcttggcttgcaaactgtaaGCTGTTGCTCTTTGCTTTCGATAAAGGACCTTTATCTTCTGAACCATCCATCACTCTTGGACGTTTTGTTGTTATTGCTTGCCTTCCTATCAAGGTCCAAAAGTCCC CTTCACCACAATCACATATTGATGACCAATCTAAAGGAAACAAAATCCATCAAAAGTCCAAAGAGGGTAACATATTGCATTCAAATTATGCAACTAAGGTTTTGCTTTTGGGCATTTTGTTACGTGCCTATGATTTCATTAACTACATTCATCCCAATGCCTTATTACTTCTTTATTGTTTGCACATTTATCTGCTCCTTGAACTCATCCTAGCGGTGGTTGCATCCATGGCTCGTGCCTTGCTAGGCGTAGAGATTGAGCCACAATTTAATGATCCATACCTCTCCACCTCACTCCAAATTTTTTGCGGCAAGCGATGGAATCTCATGGTCTCAAGTACTCTACGCCCAACAGCATACGAACCCACCCTTAACATTTCCAAACATGTCGTTGGTCGTAAGTGGGCCTCATTACCTGCCGTACTTGCAACATTTGGTGTATCGGCGTTGATGCATGAGCTCATTTTTTACCACATGGGCCGAATGCCGATAACGGGTGAAGTAACATGCTTCTTCACGCTCCACGGGATCTGCCTAGCGGTTGAGATCTTTTTCAACAAGGCACTAACAAATAGGTGGCAACTTCCGATGTTGATCTCTCGATTTATGACCATTGTATTCGTGATATCGACGTCCGTGTGGCTGTTTCTTCCGCAATTTCTTCGGATTGGGGTTGAT